The sequence below is a genomic window from Silene latifolia isolate original U9 population chromosome 7, ASM4854445v1, whole genome shotgun sequence.
GTGTATGTCATGGTGAAGGTTTAGGCAGGTGTGAAGTGTGTATTTGCAGCCGTGTTTGTCACGGTGAAGGTTTGGGCAGGTGTTATATGTATTTGcagttttttttttccaaataaaCAGGTAAAAACGCTAACATTCTCAGCGGCTTATgtggttttgttttattttacgtGAAAAATATGGAAAGCCGCTATGAATTTCAGCGGCTTTGTGTGTTTTTTTTGCCAACTTTTGAGTCCAGTAGCTACTGGATTTTGGAAAGTGAAAATctaatgaaaaatatgaaaagccGCTATGATTTTCAGCATCTTTGTGTGTTTTTTTGCCAACTTTTGAGTCCAGTAGCTACTGGATTTTGGAAAGTGAAAATCTAGTAAAAACTTGACATAGTCGCTATGATTTTCAGCGGCTTACTACGTTctcatttttttaaaataaaactagATAAAGCCGCCTAGATTCTCAGTGGTTTACATGAATAATACATTTTTGTGTACTCCAGTAGCAACTGGAAATGGGAAGTGTTTATTTTTGATGAAAATTAGGTAAAGCCGCTAAGAAGATTAGAGGCTTTGTTGAAAGTTTGGGAAAAAATAAAAACTGATGACGTGGACACAATAAACCTAAATAGTTTTAATTGAACGctaattatctaattaatttgCTAATGAACactaattaaccaaaaaattcaTATAATGAAGATAACTTACCTCAGTAATAATTACCACCTCAAACAAGACCTTAGGATCAAAACTCAGACAATTTCGGATTCTCAAATATCTCCTTTTGTTTTCAGGTAATATAAAAAAACTGGAAATAATTGTTACAGTAATAGCAATTTCAGGGACAGCCATACTAGTTGCCATCGTGGGCTTCTTGTGTAGAAGAAAGGGTAGACAAGGTGACAACTCAATTTCAAAACCATTGGATATAGCTAATCGGTACTCCCTTTGTctcgattatttgtttacctttcttaTTCTCTATGAATTGAatgatattttaatcaaagggtAACAAATTATTTGGATAGAGGGAGTGAGTATAAAGGGAAATCTTCAAACAttaaatgattttttttaaaagCTAACGGTAACTTGTGATTGTTGAAACAATCAGCAAAACGGAACAATACATCGTTGGATATCTTAGAGGGGAATCCAAGCCTTGCTAAATTTGAAGAGCTACCATTCTTCAAGTATGAAAAACTTTCTGCTGCGACAAACAACTTCCAAGAAAGTAATAAACTTGGGCAAGGAGGATTCGGTCCCGTGTACAAGGTAGGGTTTAAAAGCTGTCCAATGAGTTTGGAATATATTGGCCCATCCAATACTCTCTTTattctaatcatttgtttacttttttttgtattattattattctttgtgaagggtattttaatcaaaagtaaatTAATGATTGGAACGGAAGAGTACAACCTTATCGTTGTTTAACTACAGGGTACACTGGAAGATGGACAGGAAGTAGCTATAAAAAGATTATCAGGAACCTCTCGACAAGGGGCAGAAGAGTTCATGAATGAGGTGTTGGTTATTTCCAAGCTTCAGCATCGAAATCTCGTCAAACTATTGGGTTGCTGTGTGGAAGACCTTGAAAGAATGCTCATTTATGACTACATGCCAAACAAAAGTTTGGATGCATTTCTTTTTGGTTCGTTCATCTTGCGAAATATTTCATGATCTTAAAACACTTCTCCCTCATTATTTTTCAACTATAGTATTATAAAGTACACAAATTGAGGAATTCACTATTGTAATTCTTAACCAGATCCTCAGAAAAAGGGAATCCTTGATTGGAAGAAGCGTTACAATATAATAGAAGGGATATGTCGAGGCCTTGTCTATCTTCATCGGGATTCCCGTCTCAAGATCATTCATAGAGATCTCAAGTCTGCAAACATTTTGCTTGATGAGAACCTCAACCCAAAAATTTCAGATTTTGGCATGGCACGGATTTTCGGAGGCACCCAAATTGAGGCTGATACCACAAGAGTAGTAGGAACATAGTAAGTTCTAATAGACATTCTTGTTTAATTTGGCTTTCAATCATCTTGTTCCGAGCGACCAAGGGAAATAGTTACtacttactatatatatatatatattggctTGATGTTGTGCAATAATTACTTATTACAGTGGCTACATGCCTCCTGAGTATGCGATTGAAGGGCGTTTCTCTGAAAAATCAGATGTATTTAGCTTTGGAGTCTTGCTGTTGGAGATAATAACTGGTAAAAAGACTAGATGGTTTGACGAGTCGTCATTGAGCCTTCTAGGATATGTAAGTCCTGCCTAGATAAATGAATTTAACTTGTTCTTCCTTTGATTATCCTCTTATATATCTCATTAATGTAGGTATGGAAACAATGGAATGAGGACAACGAGATCTCCTTGATTGATCCGATAATAGCTTACCAAGGTTTCGAACCAGAGATCTCAAAATGCATACATGTGGGTCTTCTTTGTGTTCAGGAATATGCTCAAGATAGACCAGACATATCTGATGTTATTGCAAAGCTTAGTGCATCAAGTACCGGAAACTTTCAAAAGCCCAAGCAACCGGGTTTCACTCGATTTATGCGTGATACGAGTACTAGTACGC
It includes:
- the LOC141590733 gene encoding G-type lectin S-receptor-like serine/threonine-protein kinase At1g11330, with amino-acid sequence MGKIGLINANARALLESIPPKQFRILKYLLLFSGNIKKLEIIVTVIAISGTAILVAIVGFLCRRKGRQAKRNNTSLDILEGNPSLAKFEELPFFKYEKLSAATNNFQESNKLGQGGFGPVYKGTLEDGQEVAIKRLSGTSRQGAEEFMNEVLVISKLQHRNLVKLLGCCVEDLERMLIYDYMPNKSLDAFLFDPQKKGILDWKKRYNIIEGICRGLVYLHRDSRLKIIHRDLKSANILLDENLNPKISDFGMARIFGGTQIEADTTRVVGTYGYMPPEYAIEGRFSEKSDVFSFGVLLLEIITGKKTRWFDESSLSLLGYVWKQWNEDNEISLIDPIIAYQGFEPEISKCIHVGLLCVQEYAQDRPDISDVIAKLSASSTGNFQKPKQPGFTRFMRDTSTSTQSHPTSCSNDLSITNISGR